A segment of the Nostoc sp. TCL26-01 genome:
AAGCAACTATTTGCAAATAAACATTTGCTAGCACAATTCCATCTAGAAAGCGTTATTTTCACAGGGGTTGAGAGGGCGCGTCTAACCCTTAAATTTAGCAGCTAAGATGGGCAAACCCTCTCAGTTTTTAAATCAGGAGATAAGCAGGATGAACAACAATCGCTTAAGTAATGCAACTGCTTTAGCGATGGGCTTGCTGGTAATTTTTTCAGGTCAGGCATTATCATTCTCTCTGAATCACCAAGAGTTGAACAATAGCAAGGGAGCAAATCACTCCCAGTTCATGATTGCTCAAGAGAATGTATCGGTGAGCGTTGCTGTTGCTGTTGCCACGAAGGTATTAAATCGAGCCGTTAGTGTGGCGGAAACGGTAGTCAAGACTACTCCAGTCAATGTCCGGCCTGAGTATAGAGATATTGTCTTACCGAGGCTGCGGCAAGCCCAACAATCAATGGCTAAAGCGGAAACTTCAGCCAAGAAGGGAGATAATGCCCAAGTGGCTTCAGCTGTATCTCAAGCTGTCAGCTTTATGGGTGAGGCGGCTGCTTATGCTAAGGCTGATGCTGGTACTGTGCAAGCCATTACTCAAGCTATTACTAAAGCCAATGAAGCTCAAGCTAAAGCTCAAGGTCAGACTAAGGGACTAGTCTAAAGACTAGCAATTCCTAAAGTAAGTGAGGTACAAGGTTAATAATTTTAAACGCAGAGGGGCGCGGAGGAAAGCGCAGAGGAGTGTAGCGGATTTCTACTTAGCTTAGTGCCTTAGTAGATCAGGAAAAGCTATATAGTCTAACGCAGGGCTTTTTCAGAAAGTTATCGGGGGGAAGTCAAAAGTCAAAACTATTCAACCCCTAGCGACGAATAAAAAACTTTTTCTTCCCCTACACCCCTACCAAATCAGTTAACAGTTATCAGTTACCAGTTAAAACATTCACTGTTCACTGTTCACTGTTTACACCCCTACACCCATGATTTCTGAAGAGTATCTATGAAACTTTCTCTGATTTTTATCGCTTGTGCAGCTTTCATAGTTGCTGGTAATAGTGTGTATGCAGTCGATAACATCAACCACAATTATCAACGCTCTATTGTCTATTCTCACAAGGCTAGTCATAGCATTATGGCTAGCAGTTCACCTGATTACCAAATCAGTAGCGTTACTATCAGTGCTGCTAATCTCAGACAACCACATATCCTGAGCATTAGTACATCAGGCTCTGGATTACAAGGTGATCTGACCTATGATGGTAAAGTGATTCAGCAAATCAAAGGCCGAGGGGTTGAGCTGAATCTAGCACCCTATCTTTCTGTTGGACAACACCAACTCAAAATCTCTACCCGTTATTTTCCTGAATCAGCTTCTGTGAGCGTTAGGTTTACAGGCCCAGGTGTGAGTGTGAGTCAGCAAACTAGTGCTAGTGGAGTTTTAAACTACATTCTCAATATCAGTGTGAGCTAAATTTGCTCTGGCAGAGCAATCTCTCAGCAATAAACCTCTAGAGAAAAGTAATTAAAATTAATTATTCGTAGCAAAGTAATATTTTACTATTTTTTAATATTGTTCTACAATCCGATTTAGATATTAATCTAAGTGAAGACAGAAACATCAAAGTATGTATAACCAAGGTGTTCCATTTACCAGAAAAGGCAGACGCTTAAGTGCAGGTGGAAGAAGACAAAATACAGTCCAGAGATACGATATTCCACTGGTGGAAGCAGCTAGACGTTTGTGTATGGATCAAAGCAATCTTTTCATAGCACTACAAACAGGACAAATCCCTACTCTCAAAAAGAATGGAGGAACGCTAGTCGGTGATGGAGCCTTCAAGGAATACCAATCGAGAAAACATCTTGGATCGACTTTTCGTTACTAGAGTGATAAAAACCCCAGATCAAATGCTGGGGTTAATGCTCAAAATCCGAATCAAGATGAAAGATAGCGAGAACAACGAAATCAAAAAATTTTCCACGTAGGTTGCACAGTACATAAAAAATAAGGGTCAAAATTACAACTTTCAATAGTAAGTTTTGCCAAATCCTTTATGCCAAGCGTGCAATGGCTAAATCTCTGATCAACTCAGTTCTGGATGATAGATAAGTACTGACAGTATGAATTTCTTCAGTATTGAGTACAGTTTTGCTATCAATCTGTCTCAACAACTGTTTGACTAAATCTGTATCGTTAAGTTCAAGAAGCGTGGTGGACTGGGTTTGTTCCACAACAGACCAAAGTAAACGTAACATCTTGGTGTTCACAGGGCATACCCTCATGACTATGGCTCTAAACTCTGGTTCAATGCAGATTAGTACTGCAAAGAATCTAAAGAAAATCTTAAATTATAAATCTAAAGAAAATCTTAAATATTACAAAAGTTCACTATTTAGATGGAAATCTAAACAAAATTTAGTTATTAGTCAATAGTCATTAGTCAATAGTCATTAGTCAATAGTCATTAGTCAATAGTCATTAGTCATTAGCATTTCTTCTTCTCCCCTGCTTCCCCTGCCTCCCCTGCCTCCCCTGCCTCCCCTGCCTCCCCTGCACCCCTCCCTATGATGTGAGTAATCGTTGCCAAGTTAGTTGTTTGGTGTTCTTGCTCCAGTGCCAGTGTAATAAATCAGATGATTTATTCGCGGTAATTACTGGTAAGTTAATTGCTTGTCTGGGTGCGTTGGTTGCTAGGGCGATCGCTGTTTCTACGTCGCAGATATCCCACTTTAATAAGTTTTGTACTCCTACAAGTAAGGGTAAAGTCGTCCCTGATAAAGTGCCGTCGGGTAATCGAGCTGTACCATTTTTGACTTCTATTTGCCGACTATCCCAAGGATACACACCATCTGGTAGCCCTAGTGGTGAGAGGGCATCGCTGACAAGGAACAATCCTTGGCTAGCACGAAGTAAAATTTGCAGCATGATCGGCGTGATATGCTGACCATCAGCAATGAAACCGCACATAACATGAGGATTGGTAATAGCTGCACCTAATAATCCTGGTTCGCGGTGGTGTAAGGGAGGCATGGCATTAAAGGCATGAGTAACCATTGTTGCCCCTTGTTGAAAAGCATTTTGTGCTTGGGCTGCGGTTGCTTGGGAATGACCTAAACTGACGGCAATTCCCAAAGAACGCAAATATGGAATGACTTCTCCAGTAGGATCTAACTCTGGTGCTAGGGTGATGATTTTAACGACATGGGCATAGTCACCCAAAACCCGCTTTACTTGATCAATTGTTAAGGGTAATAAATACTCTGCCGGATGTGCGCCACGCTTCTGGTAATTTAAGAATGGGCCTTCTAGATGTACGCCTAATACTTGCGAACCTGTGATTTGACTAGGGATAAAATCGGCAATCACAGCTAGCGATCGCTGGATATTTTCTACTGATGTGGTAACTAGTGTGGGTAAAAATCCATCCACACCCACATCCCATAAAAATTTGCAGATTTTCTCCAACATATGTGAATTTTCCGCCGCCAAATCGGGAAATGCTAAACCCAAAGCGCCATTAATCTGCAAATCCACACCTCCCAAAGAAACCCAGTCTCCCCCGACATCCAATATTTGTATATCCTGTGGTGGCACTCGGTTGTATTCTTGATCCATCGGCAAAATCTGCTCAATCATCCCTTCCTGATTCACCAAAACCATCTGCAAATCTTGGTAGCCAGGAATTCGTGCATTGATAATATTTACTGGTTTGGTATTAGTCATTGGTCAATAGTCATTTAGTCAATAGTCAATAGTCAATAGTCATTGGTCATTAGTCATTGGTCATTAGTCATTGGTCATTAGTCAATAGTCATCACTCCCCCACTCCCTCACTCCCCCACTCCCTCACTCAGCACTCAGCACGGGCTGAACGCCCCGCTTCCGCTAACAGCACTCAGCACTCAGCACTCCCCCACTCAGCACTCTCTTCTGCACTCAATATGAGATGATAATTGCAAACCTCGGTAAAAATTTTAAATCTCTATGGCTCCTTTGGTTGGCATTATTATGGGCAGTGATTCAGATTTGCCGACGATGAAAGATGCGATCGCTATTTGTGATGAATTTGGTGTGGAAAATGAGGTGGCGATCGTTTCTGCCCATCGTACACCAGAACGGATGGTGGAATATGCTAAACTTGCTCACCATCGGGGTATTAAGGTAATTATTGCTGGCGCTGGTGGTGCTGCTCATCTGCCGGGAATGGTAGCATCATTGACTCCTTTGCCTGTAATTGGTGTTCCTGTCCCGACACGTAATCTACAAGGTGTGGACTCTCTATATTCAATTGTGCAAATGCCTGCGGGTATCCCTGTAGCTACAGTAGCTATTGGTAATGCCAAAAATGCTGGACTCTTAGCAGTACAAGTCCTGGCAACTCAGCAACCAGAATTGTTAGTCAAAATTCAACAATACCGACAAACCTTATCTAATTCAGTGATGGCAAAGCAAGCAAAACTGGAAGAACTCGGTTATCAACAGTATTTAAAACAAGAATTTTCTTAAAAATCCCTATTTCCTTGTGGGTAAGGATTTATTTCTGGGTTTAAGAGGATGTTTGAAAAGTATGGGGCGAATATAATTCGCTACTACACAGGCAAAGTCTGCCTCCGCAGACTAATACAAAATCAAGGATTTCCAACCCACGGAGGTGGGTTTTGTCTGTGTAGACGCGATTTCTAATCGCCCATAAGAGTAACATATTAGACTTTTCAAACAACCTCTAAAGCCCAGTTTAAATTTTGTATATAAATTTAATAATCTGATCTCTAACTGTAACCGTATATCTAGAATTGCTGACATGGTAGGACATTTAAGTCATTGGCTTAACCAGTTGTCATAGATAAACAGTCACGCTAGCTGACAAAATGTATTGAAGAATACAGAATTAATGTTCGAGTAAATAGACAATCAATCAAATTTACTGGCGAATTTACCTAAGCCTTAAACCCATAGCAAAAGTTTTTGATATTTAAAACTGCGTTAGTCCAAGAAAAAAACTGCATAAATATTGTGTAAAAATCAGCTACTTTTTTGGCAGTAAACTAGACTTATTGCAACGAATTTTCTCATAATACTAATTTAACTTTTCCAGGAGGAACAAATCATTAATGAATCAGCAAATTCGACCTTGGCAACGCTTGCTGGCGCTGGCAATTGGTTCGATGATTTTTGCAGTTTTTGCTCCGGTGATTGTCCAAGCAGCTGCGCCTCCAAGCGTACAGTCTTTATCAGAAACTACGACAAAGCTACAAATCTCTATTGATACTACTTGGGTATTACTCACAGGCTTTCTCGTCTTCTTCATGCAAACTGGCTTTGCGATGTTAGAAGCAGGTTTGATTCGACAAAGAGGCGTGGTTAATGCTCTATTAGAAAATTTTATTGATGCGGCTGTCACTATTTTGGCTTGGTGGGCTGTGGGCTTTGGTATCGCCTTTGGAACAAGTGCTGGTGGTTTGTTTGGCATGGATACCTTCTTTTTAAGTCAGCTACCAGGCGCTGATGGTAGTTATCCCTTGGGTGCGCCTGGTTCGACAGCAGCCATCAACACATATACTTTGTTCTTTTTTCAGTTTGCCTTTGCGGCTACGGCCAGTACAATCACGACTGGTTCTATGGCTGGTAGAACAGACTTTATTGGTGACTTAATATACAGTGCAATTATGGGTGCAATCAGCTATCCCATCATTGTTCACTGGGCATGGAATACTAATGGTTGGTTAGCCAAACTGAGTTATCACGACTTTGCTGGTAGTTCTGTAGTGCATAGCGTTGGTGGCTGGACGGCTTTAGTTGGTGCATATTTATTAGGGCCTCGTCCTGGACGTTCTGGGTGGGGAACTCTACCACCAGCCCACAATTTAGGTTTGGCAACTTTAGGAACCATGATTTTGTGGTTTGGCTGGTACGGTTTTAATCCTGGTTCAACTCTTGGTACTGGCAATCCAGGCTTGATTGGCTTGGTCACAATTAATACCACACTATCCGCAGGTGCAAGCACCCTGACAACGATAATTTTCCAATATATTCGCACTGGCAAATGGGATTTAGTCTATTGTTTAAATGGTTCTTTGGCTGGATTAGTGGCAATTACAGCCCCTTGTGCTTATGTCGCTCCTTGGGCTGCTGTATTAATTGGGTTGACAGGTGGAATTTTAATGGTTTTGGGGATCGATTTAATTGAATCACTGCATATTGATGACCCAGTAGGAGCATTTTCTGTACACGGCATTAATGGCATGATGGGTACTCTGTCCATTGGCTTTTTAGGACAACCACAACTAACTCTCAATCAAAAGGCTGGGTTATTTTTAGGTGGTGGTGTTCATTTACTTGGTGTACAAATTTTAGGTGTAATTTCAATAGCAGTTTTTTCAGTTGCTTTTAGCTTTTTAATGTTTGCTGGTCTGAAAGCAATTGGACGATTGCGAGTTGATGCTGAAGCAGATCGTATTGGTATCGATGTCTATGAACATGGTACGACGGTGTGGCCTGACATTTATCCAGTTGAAGAATTTGTGGAAGAAGAAGATAAAAATCGTAGTCAGTCTCCCGGAGTAGGAGCTTTTGATCCTGAATAGAAGTTTAAAGCTCCTATCTTAGTAAATGTAATTATACGGTAGTTAGAGTATGTTGCTTCATTGCTTACTACTCTCTACCGTATTTTTTATGCAGATGATATTGAGTGTGGGGTTTTAGCTGAAAGGAGTATGAGCTAATTCAAAATACGCTTTGCTAGCGAAAGCTGCATTGAAGTGAAACATCAAAGGCAAACAGAATTAAAATGAAGAATTAATGAAGAAAATATGACTATTGGTAAAATAATACATCATAATTTCTTCGGAATTACTACAAAAAACATTTACAAAGTACCATTTATTTTCTAAACTCCTATTTAAGTTAATTGAGTTGCCGTAGGCAAATAAGTAGTCTCAATTAAAAACATCGAAATCTACTGATTTTCGCTTAAACAGCAGTTTTTTTAACTCAAACCGTGATTTGCCGCTAAAGATAGTTGGAAGGTTAGTGATCAGACTCATGTACCAACAGAAATCTAGAATAAAAAATCGGCGTTTTTCTACAAGGAATTACGCTAAAGGCAGACAATCTATTTCGCAAAACAAGATAGTTAATTTAGTTAAACGCCTATCTCCCACTTGGCAAGCTTGCTTACCCTTGGCTTGTTTGATTGTCTTGGGTTGGAGTTATGTGGCAGTTGCCCAAGCCCCAGCCGCCGGACCCACAACAGGAGACTTGAAAGTAGCTTTAGATACATTGTGGGTGGCGATCGCTGCATTTTTGGTATTCTTTATGAATGCTGGTTTTTGTATGCTAGAAACCGGCTTCTGTCGCCAAAAAAATGCTGTTAACGTCCTGGCCAAAAACCTGATTGTGTTTGCGCTATCAACTGTGGCTTTTTGGGCTATTGGTTTTGGTTTGATGTTTGGCGATGGCAATGATTTCATTGGCTGGAATGGGTTTTTCCTGGCAGGGGCAGATAACAGTCCGGCTGTTGGAGATGCTTACAAAGGTGTGTTTAGTGCGCTTAACTGGACTGGTGTACCTTTAGCTGCTAAATTTTTGTTCCAGTTGGTGTTTGCTGGAACCGCAGCGACCATTGTTTCTGGTGCAGTGGCTGAAAGAATCAAGTTTGTTGACTTCTTAATTTTCAGTCTCTTACTTGTCGGTATTGCTTACCCTATCACCGGACACTGGATTTGGGGTGCTGGCTGGTTGGCTGACATGGGTTTTTGGGATTTTGCTGGTTCCACTGTTGTCCACTCTGTAGGTGGTTGGGCAGCTTTGATGGGTGCAGCTTTTCTGGGGCCCCGTATCGGCAAATACCAAGATAAACAAGTGGTGGCGCTACCCGGTCATAATATGAGCATTGCCACCTTGGGTTGTTTGATTCTCTGGTTGGGTTGGTTTGGTTTTAACCCCGGTTCTGTGATGGCTGCTGACCCTAATGCCATTACTCACATTGCTCTGACGACTAATATGGCTGGTGCAGTTGGTGGTATTGCTGCCACTATTACGGCTTGGATATATTTGGGCAAACCAGACTTGTCGATGATTATCAACGGTATTTTGGCTGGTTTGGTGGGTATTACGGCTGGTTGTGCCTATGTTAACGTTCCCAGTTCCATTGTCATTGGACTAATTGCGGGTATCTTGGTTGTCTTTTCTGTACCATTTTTTGACAAACTTGGTATTGATGACCCAGTAGGCGCTACCTCTGTTCACCTTGTTTGTGGTATTTGGGGTACATTGGCTGTCGGTCTATTCTCTGTCGGCCCTGGTGGCTATTCTTGGATGGTTGACGTAGCAGGTAAGCCAGTAGGCCCCCACGGTTTATTCTTCGGAGGTGGGTTAAGTTCACTCATCCCCCAAGTAGTTGGTATTGTCTCGGTTGGGGGAATTACTGTTCTTCTTAGCACTGTCTTTTGGTTGGCACTAAAAGCGACATTGGGTATTCGAGTTAGCCGAGAAGAAGAATTTGAAGGTTTAGATATTGGCGAACATGGCATGGAAGCCTACAGTGGATTCCTAAAAGAAGCCAGTCCCAGTGGATTTGGAGAAAGCCATAAACCTGCTGGTTACTCTCAAAGTGATGATTTATCTATTACTTGATAAATATTGCATCTGTTGATTGTTTTTCTGAGATAAATCCACCTCTTATTTAAACTCTTTAGAGTAACGTAAGAGGTGTTTTTTTGCTCAAATTTGATAATTTTTAACTTATTTAACGTGAGTCTTGAACGAAGACTCACGTTATTTAGTGTGTCATTAGTGTGTAAATAGCTATCAAAAAAACACATCAAGCATTGATTTAGATGTAAATCATATGAACTTTCTTAAAAAATAAAATGTAAAGCTTGCATTAGTAACATTTTAAATTCATAAGTTGCAACTATAATTAGGATGATTTTTTGTTGAACTTGGCCAAAAACTAATTCCAAGTAGTTTGTCAAACAAAAATCTGTGACAAAAAGTAATGAAAGGTAACTTAATATACAAAGTTACTGGTCGTCAGGGAGAAAGGGATCAATAGAAGTGTTGAAGAAAGTTTTGATGATAGGGGCTATGACGCTGTTGCTGTTTGCATGGCCTCTGATAGGTGATGCGTTGGCGCAAGCACCAGCTACTCCTCCAGCTGCGGATACGGGAGATACAGCATTTATGTTAGTGTCATCAGCGCTAGTCTTGTTGATGACACCAGGATTAGCGTTTTTCTATGGTGGATTTGTGCGATCGCGCAATATTCTCAATACACTAATGATGAGTTTTGTATTGATGGCGATTGTCGGTGTCACCTGGATTTTGTGGGGTTATAGTCTGTCCTTTGCACCAGGATTGCCATTTATCGGTGGCTTACAGTGGTTTGGGTTGAACGGTGTCGGGTTAGAGACGACTGATTATCTCAAAGGTTCAGCACCAGCAGAGGTGGTTTCCTATGCGGCAACCATTCCCCATCAGGCATACATGATCTATCAAGCCATGTTTGCCATTATTACACCTGCTTTGATTTCTGGAGCGATCGCCGAGCGGATGAGCTTCCGAGCTTATAGTTTGTTTGTACTGCTGTGGTCAACCTTTGTTTACACCCCTCTAGCTCACATGGTTTGGGCTAAGGGTGGATTCTTGGGTTTATACGGTGGTTTAGGCGCTCTTGACTTTGCTGGGGGGACAGTTGTACATATTAGCTCTGGGGTTTCTGCTTTGGTAGCAGCCATTGTCTTGGGGCCACGGAAAACTCACCCCGACCGTCTCAGTCCTCCCCACAATGTACCATTTATTTTATTAGGTGCAGGTTTGCTGTGGTTTGGTTGGTTCGGCTTCAATGCTGGTAGTGCTTTATCGATTGCTAGCGGTACTTCTGGTAACTTAGT
Coding sequences within it:
- the purE gene encoding 5-(carboxyamino)imidazole ribonucleotide mutase; the protein is MAPLVGIIMGSDSDLPTMKDAIAICDEFGVENEVAIVSAHRTPERMVEYAKLAHHRGIKVIIAGAGGAAHLPGMVASLTPLPVIGVPVPTRNLQGVDSLYSIVQMPAGIPVATVAIGNAKNAGLLAVQVLATQQPELLVKIQQYRQTLSNSVMAKQAKLEELGYQQYLKQEFS
- a CDS encoding ammonium transporter translates to MNQQIRPWQRLLALAIGSMIFAVFAPVIVQAAAPPSVQSLSETTTKLQISIDTTWVLLTGFLVFFMQTGFAMLEAGLIRQRGVVNALLENFIDAAVTILAWWAVGFGIAFGTSAGGLFGMDTFFLSQLPGADGSYPLGAPGSTAAINTYTLFFFQFAFAATASTITTGSMAGRTDFIGDLIYSAIMGAISYPIIVHWAWNTNGWLAKLSYHDFAGSSVVHSVGGWTALVGAYLLGPRPGRSGWGTLPPAHNLGLATLGTMILWFGWYGFNPGSTLGTGNPGLIGLVTINTTLSAGASTLTTIIFQYIRTGKWDLVYCLNGSLAGLVAITAPCAYVAPWAAVLIGLTGGILMVLGIDLIESLHIDDPVGAFSVHGINGMMGTLSIGFLGQPQLTLNQKAGLFLGGGVHLLGVQILGVISIAVFSVAFSFLMFAGLKAIGRLRVDAEADRIGIDVYEHGTTVWPDIYPVEEFVEEEDKNRSQSPGVGAFDPE
- the nagA gene encoding N-acetylglucosamine-6-phosphate deacetylase, which encodes MTNTKPVNIINARIPGYQDLQMVLVNQEGMIEQILPMDQEYNRVPPQDIQILDVGGDWVSLGGVDLQINGALGLAFPDLAAENSHMLEKICKFLWDVGVDGFLPTLVTTSVENIQRSLAVIADFIPSQITGSQVLGVHLEGPFLNYQKRGAHPAEYLLPLTIDQVKRVLGDYAHVVKIITLAPELDPTGEVIPYLRSLGIAVSLGHSQATAAQAQNAFQQGATMVTHAFNAMPPLHHREPGLLGAAITNPHVMCGFIADGQHITPIMLQILLRASQGLFLVSDALSPLGLPDGVYPWDSRQIEVKNGTARLPDGTLSGTTLPLLVGVQNLLKWDICDVETAIALATNAPRQAINLPVITANKSSDLLHWHWSKNTKQLTWQRLLTS
- a CDS encoding ammonium transporter, which translates into the protein MLKKVLMIGAMTLLLFAWPLIGDALAQAPATPPAADTGDTAFMLVSSALVLLMTPGLAFFYGGFVRSRNILNTLMMSFVLMAIVGVTWILWGYSLSFAPGLPFIGGLQWFGLNGVGLETTDYLKGSAPAEVVSYAATIPHQAYMIYQAMFAIITPALISGAIAERMSFRAYSLFVLLWSTFVYTPLAHMVWAKGGFLGLYGGLGALDFAGGTVVHISSGVSALVAAIVLGPRKTHPDRLSPPHNVPFILLGAGLLWFGWFGFNAGSALSIASGTSGNLVTNPATTAFVATNTSAAAGALMWLILEGFLRGKPTAVGAATGAVAGLVGITPAAGFVTPLAAILIGFITAVVCFYAVSFKHKLNIDDALDTYPVHGVGGTVGAILTAVFATVEVNSAGKDGVLRGNFGELGVELAAILVAYVIAAVGTWIILKVIDATVGLRVKEEAEYQGLDINEHGEEGYNSEFSDRIVP
- a CDS encoding ammonium transporter — protein: MYQQKSRIKNRRFSTRNYAKGRQSISQNKIVNLVKRLSPTWQACLPLACLIVLGWSYVAVAQAPAAGPTTGDLKVALDTLWVAIAAFLVFFMNAGFCMLETGFCRQKNAVNVLAKNLIVFALSTVAFWAIGFGLMFGDGNDFIGWNGFFLAGADNSPAVGDAYKGVFSALNWTGVPLAAKFLFQLVFAGTAATIVSGAVAERIKFVDFLIFSLLLVGIAYPITGHWIWGAGWLADMGFWDFAGSTVVHSVGGWAALMGAAFLGPRIGKYQDKQVVALPGHNMSIATLGCLILWLGWFGFNPGSVMAADPNAITHIALTTNMAGAVGGIAATITAWIYLGKPDLSMIINGILAGLVGITAGCAYVNVPSSIVIGLIAGILVVFSVPFFDKLGIDDPVGATSVHLVCGIWGTLAVGLFSVGPGGYSWMVDVAGKPVGPHGLFFGGGLSSLIPQVVGIVSVGGITVLLSTVFWLALKATLGIRVSREEEFEGLDIGEHGMEAYSGFLKEASPSGFGESHKPAGYSQSDDLSIT